In a single window of the Luteibacter rhizovicinus DSM 16549 genome:
- the recJ gene encoding single-stranded-DNA-specific exonuclease RecJ: MTARAWRQRQVAIAPSGWPPHIHPVIQRLYAARGVPTPDGAEHRLARMLSPNLLGGMDAAVALLMEAIASDKHIVIAGDYDCDGATGTAVAERGLRMLGARHVRHVVPNRFVHGYGLSEALVASLDPTPDLIVTVDNGVASVAGVAAARARDIAVLITDHHLPGDTLPDANAMVNPNLAGDGFPSKALAGVGVMFYLLLALRAAMRDAGHFAAGEPDLSALLDLVALGTVADLVVLDFNNRVLVEAGLKRMRAGKACAGITALIEASGRSLATVGATDLAFAIGPRLNAAGRLEDMSLGVACLLTDDHGIARRYAEQLSAINQERREMQAGMVDEAETMVARAAHVDSVGVALFDEGWHPGIVGLIASKLKEKLHRPVMAFAPAGDDSDELRGSARSIPGFHIRDALAEIDAKHPGLILRFGGHAMAAGLSLHASDFDRFAAAFDATARGHLDDERLQALVHTDGELDYRDHTLDLAKQIRYAGPWGQGFPPPIFEARFECASWKPMGSRHLRLQLRHTQGGAPLDAVMFNCYDGTPPPDRMRVAYELSVNDWQGRESLRLLLTHMEPVA; this comes from the coding sequence ATGACCGCGCGAGCCTGGCGCCAGCGACAGGTCGCTATCGCACCGAGCGGCTGGCCGCCGCATATCCACCCGGTCATTCAACGGCTCTACGCCGCGCGTGGCGTGCCCACGCCGGATGGTGCGGAGCACCGCCTTGCGCGCATGCTGTCGCCGAACCTGCTTGGCGGGATGGATGCGGCGGTTGCACTGCTGATGGAAGCCATTGCCAGCGACAAGCACATCGTCATCGCCGGCGACTACGACTGTGACGGGGCCACGGGTACTGCGGTGGCCGAGCGCGGCCTGCGCATGCTCGGCGCGCGTCACGTACGCCATGTGGTGCCGAATCGTTTCGTGCACGGCTACGGTCTGAGCGAGGCGCTCGTCGCATCCCTGGATCCGACGCCCGATCTGATCGTTACCGTCGACAACGGGGTGGCCAGCGTGGCGGGCGTGGCGGCGGCACGCGCGCGCGACATCGCCGTCTTGATCACCGACCATCATCTGCCGGGTGACACCTTGCCCGATGCGAACGCCATGGTGAATCCGAACCTCGCCGGTGACGGATTCCCGAGTAAGGCGCTCGCCGGTGTCGGCGTCATGTTCTACCTCCTCCTGGCGCTGCGCGCGGCGATGCGCGACGCCGGTCACTTTGCAGCCGGCGAGCCCGACCTCAGTGCGTTACTCGACCTTGTGGCGCTTGGCACCGTCGCGGACCTGGTCGTACTGGACTTCAACAACCGCGTGCTGGTCGAAGCGGGGCTCAAGCGTATGCGTGCGGGCAAGGCCTGCGCGGGCATCACGGCCCTGATCGAAGCCAGCGGCCGCTCACTGGCGACCGTCGGCGCCACGGATCTGGCTTTCGCCATCGGCCCTCGGCTCAATGCAGCGGGACGTCTCGAAGACATGTCACTAGGCGTCGCCTGCCTGCTCACCGATGACCATGGCATCGCGCGTCGATACGCCGAACAGCTCTCGGCGATCAACCAGGAACGTCGCGAGATGCAGGCGGGCATGGTCGACGAGGCTGAAACGATGGTGGCGCGTGCCGCGCACGTCGATTCGGTGGGTGTCGCGCTATTCGACGAAGGCTGGCATCCGGGCATCGTTGGCTTGATCGCGTCCAAGTTGAAGGAAAAGCTGCATCGTCCCGTGATGGCGTTCGCGCCGGCCGGCGACGACAGCGACGAACTGCGCGGCTCGGCCCGCTCCATTCCCGGTTTCCATATCCGTGATGCGCTAGCAGAGATCGACGCGAAGCATCCCGGCCTGATCCTGCGATTCGGCGGTCACGCCATGGCCGCGGGTCTCAGCCTTCATGCCAGCGACTTCGATCGCTTCGCGGCCGCTTTCGACGCAACAGCGCGCGGCCATCTCGACGACGAACGCCTCCAGGCCCTCGTGCACACGGACGGCGAACTCGACTATCGCGATCACACGCTCGACCTCGCAAAGCAGATTCGCTACGCCGGGCCTTGGGGGCAGGGCTTCCCGCCGCCGATCTTCGAAGCGCGGTTCGAGTGCGCTTCATGGAAACCGATGGGTAGCCGCCACCTTCGTTTGCAACTGCGCCATACGCAGGGCGGGGCGCCTCTCGATGCCGTGATGTTCAACTGCTACGACGGCACACCGCCGCCCGATCGCATGCGCGTGGCGTATGAGTTGTCGGTCAACGACTGGCAGGGCAGGGAGAGCCTGCGGCTGCTGCTGACGCATATGGAACCGGTGGCCTGA
- a CDS encoding SDR family oxidoreductase → METILLTGATGFVGSALAANFLAESTNVIALVRNDADGERTRTAVLAAANGFGICLPAIALRRNLHVLQADDDGYVAPLTVARLAEVAHVWHVAAEMSMATKNLARTFATNVGMTTDLYRHVSAYAPRCRRFHYMSTAYVVGMDGGDVDETLHFGGHCINPYQVSKRCAEHSLALLSSGSRLPVTLFRPTIVVGHLATGWTVRNGFGMYMFVEAMKVITASKQASFNLPLVATSRPDFIPVDRLVHQAMLLTNRREKTPGLEIFNCSGGRGLSIGDAVAQIGRLCGVEVRYSAPETELEQTMAAGMEGRLPFANTDWQFVRSNLDRAIGRSRADRPVDEKDLDRLVEWYLETP, encoded by the coding sequence ATGGAGACGATCCTCCTGACAGGCGCGACGGGTTTCGTTGGAAGCGCCCTGGCGGCCAATTTTCTGGCGGAATCCACCAACGTCATCGCGCTGGTGCGAAACGATGCCGATGGCGAACGGACGCGTACCGCCGTGCTCGCCGCGGCGAACGGCTTTGGTATCTGCCTGCCGGCAATCGCGTTACGTCGGAACCTGCATGTCCTTCAAGCCGATGACGACGGATACGTGGCGCCACTGACGGTCGCGCGCCTCGCCGAGGTCGCCCATGTCTGGCATGTCGCTGCAGAGATGAGTATGGCGACGAAAAACCTCGCACGGACCTTCGCCACGAACGTCGGCATGACCACCGACCTGTATCGACACGTCTCTGCTTACGCGCCGCGATGCCGTCGGTTCCACTACATGTCGACGGCCTATGTCGTTGGCATGGACGGTGGCGACGTCGACGAAACCTTGCACTTCGGTGGCCATTGCATCAATCCGTACCAGGTGAGCAAACGATGCGCCGAACACTCGCTGGCGCTGCTGTCCTCTGGATCGCGTCTGCCCGTGACGCTCTTTCGGCCGACCATCGTCGTGGGTCATCTTGCAACCGGATGGACGGTGAGGAATGGCTTCGGCATGTACATGTTCGTCGAGGCGATGAAAGTGATCACCGCGAGCAAGCAGGCCTCGTTCAACTTGCCCCTTGTGGCTACGAGCCGGCCGGACTTCATACCTGTCGACCGCCTGGTCCATCAGGCCATGTTGCTGACGAATCGACGCGAGAAAACGCCTGGTCTGGAGATATTCAACTGCTCCGGGGGACGTGGCCTGTCAATCGGCGATGCCGTGGCGCAGATCGGTCGCCTTTGTGGTGTCGAGGTTCGTTATTCCGCACCGGAGACGGAGTTGGAACAGACGATGGCGGCCGGGATGGAAGGGAGGCTGCCGTTTGCCAACACCGATTGGCAATTCGTACGCTCGAACCTGGACAGGGCTATCGGTCGCTCGCGAGCGGATCGGCCGGTAGACGAGAAGGATCTCGACCGGCTCGTTGAATGGTATCTCGAGACGCCTTAG
- a CDS encoding nuclear transport factor 2 family protein, translated as MSGRAPFLGAALVFTAMSSRAACLSPGVEPTPAAVVDAQFAYYNAHNVDAFATCYAENVEMIYLDASRPAIQGRAGILTAFAFLKTMPREMGVQIVQRTVTGPTVIDREHVVGLPSGKVLPDMAAIYEVRDGQIVKVWFPPSH; from the coding sequence GTGAGCGGACGTGCTCCGTTTCTCGGCGCTGCACTCGTCTTCACCGCCATGTCGTCGCGAGCCGCCTGCCTGTCCCCGGGCGTCGAACCCACGCCTGCGGCCGTTGTCGATGCCCAGTTCGCCTATTACAACGCGCACAACGTCGACGCCTTCGCCACCTGTTATGCCGAAAACGTAGAGATGATCTACCTCGACGCTTCCCGGCCGGCGATCCAGGGGCGGGCAGGTATCCTCACGGCCTTCGCCTTCCTGAAAACCATGCCCAGGGAAATGGGCGTGCAAATCGTCCAGCGAACCGTCACCGGACCCACGGTGATCGACAGGGAGCACGTCGTCGGTCTTCCCTCCGGCAAGGTCCTGCCGGACATGGCCGCGATCTACGAGGTCCGCGACGGCCAGATCGTGAAGGTGTGGTTTCCGCCCAGTCATTGA
- a CDS encoding DUF5671 domain-containing protein, which translates to MVSAQSLSPEKAMVMPHGRSADPYDGSHDGDSKGWTTMASGTQDLERFVRKALERGSSKEEVKVALTSAGWTVEQVRSALSGFADVPFTLPVPRPRPYLSAREAFLYLVLFTTLYLSAYHLGSLLFNLINRAFPDPASFTTSSADSMRWSIASIIVAFPIFIGMSLKIGAELTRHPEKRLSGVRRWLTYLTLFVAAVVLLCDVITLVDHALGGELSVRFALKVGVAAKISVAVFGYYLWDLRRDERDA; encoded by the coding sequence GTGGTTTCCGCCCAGTCATTGAGCCCCGAGAAAGCCATGGTGATGCCACACGGTCGGTCCGCTGATCCGTATGATGGCTCCCACGATGGCGACTCCAAAGGATGGACGACGATGGCGAGTGGCACGCAGGATCTCGAACGATTCGTACGCAAGGCCCTGGAAAGAGGAAGCAGCAAGGAGGAGGTGAAAGTGGCTCTGACCTCCGCGGGTTGGACAGTGGAACAGGTGCGCAGCGCATTATCGGGCTTCGCTGATGTGCCCTTTACGCTGCCGGTTCCCCGGCCGCGACCGTACTTGTCGGCGCGGGAGGCGTTTCTCTACCTTGTTCTGTTCACCACCCTCTATCTCAGCGCGTATCACCTGGGTAGCCTGCTGTTCAATCTGATCAACCGCGCCTTCCCGGATCCGGCGAGCTTCACGACGAGTAGTGCGGACAGCATGCGCTGGTCGATTGCCTCGATCATCGTCGCCTTTCCGATCTTTATCGGCATGTCCTTGAAGATCGGTGCCGAGTTGACCCGGCATCCGGAGAAGCGCCTCTCCGGTGTGCGGCGCTGGCTCACCTACCTCACGCTCTTCGTCGCCGCGGTCGTTCTGCTATGCGATGTAATCACCCTCGTCGACCACGCGCTCGGCGGCGAGTTGAGTGTGCGTTTTGCACTGAAGGTGGGCGTCGCCGCGAAAATTTCGGTAGCGGTGTTCGGCTACTACCTATGGGACCTTCGTCGCGACGAGCGTGACGCATGA
- a CDS encoding nuclear transport factor 2 family protein — protein sequence MRDATRLLGLAGLLFVAVVLRPAAAATSASTEAEITRLEDDWRTARIKGDTVFLEHFYAKDLVIQGMNGSALPRDEDIALFASGQIKPSFIDHGPLRIQLMGDTAVVTGTDHLGGTYKGHSGEMNLRFTDVFFRRDGRWQLVATQATKIADPPH from the coding sequence ATGCGTGATGCAACGCGCTTGCTGGGGCTCGCTGGCCTGTTGTTCGTGGCGGTGGTTTTACGCCCGGCCGCAGCGGCTACGTCCGCATCGACAGAGGCGGAGATCACGCGCCTGGAGGACGACTGGCGCACGGCCCGGATCAAGGGCGATACCGTTTTTCTCGAGCATTTCTACGCGAAGGACCTGGTCATCCAGGGCATGAACGGTTCAGCACTTCCCCGCGACGAGGATATCGCGCTGTTCGCCAGCGGGCAGATCAAGCCGTCGTTCATCGACCATGGCCCGCTGCGCATCCAGTTGATGGGCGACACGGCCGTCGTTACCGGGACCGATCATCTCGGCGGGACTTACAAGGGTCACTCGGGGGAAATGAACCTGCGTTTCACCGATGTCTTTTTCCGGCGGGACGGTCGCTGGCAGCTCGTGGCGACCCAGGCCACAAAGATCGCCGACCCGCCCCATTGA
- a CDS encoding multidrug resistance efflux transporter family protein has translation MRSHALKAVAIALISALFFTFTYVLNRAVVSGGGHWQWAVILRYLITLPLLALVLPFQGGFGALPYELRRHTRQWLTWSSVGFVLFGVPLTWAASSGPSWLVAGSFQTTVLAGPLLAPFIYRDERARWHVAALSIGVLIVGGVMLLQFGHSHGALDASAWLAVGAVVFSAFAYPLGNRMILLHLERTGTKLGPVQRVFGMTLASWPLWLLLAVVTWFTVGPPSLREALLAGGVALSSGVIATVLFFHATEMVGRQPTALAGVEAMQAAELLFATVVGVIFLHEALPGPVAALGAVAIMVGIALFAWVSGREAVSDAQDAVADRGA, from the coding sequence ATGCGTTCCCATGCCCTCAAGGCGGTGGCGATCGCGCTGATCTCGGCGCTGTTCTTCACCTTCACCTATGTCCTCAATCGTGCCGTCGTCAGTGGCGGGGGGCATTGGCAGTGGGCGGTGATCCTTCGTTACCTGATTACCTTGCCGCTCCTCGCGCTCGTGCTGCCGTTCCAGGGTGGCTTCGGTGCCTTGCCTTACGAGCTGCGCCGACATACGCGCCAGTGGCTGACGTGGAGCAGCGTGGGCTTCGTGCTGTTTGGCGTGCCGCTGACCTGGGCGGCGAGTAGCGGGCCGTCGTGGCTGGTCGCCGGTAGTTTTCAGACCACGGTGCTGGCGGGGCCGTTGCTGGCGCCTTTCATTTATCGGGACGAAAGGGCGCGCTGGCACGTCGCTGCCTTGTCCATCGGTGTGTTGATCGTCGGTGGAGTGATGCTGCTGCAGTTCGGGCATTCGCACGGGGCACTTGATGCATCGGCGTGGCTGGCCGTCGGCGCGGTGGTGTTTTCTGCCTTCGCCTATCCGCTGGGCAACCGGATGATCCTTCTACATCTCGAACGGACGGGGACGAAGCTCGGGCCGGTGCAGCGTGTGTTCGGGATGACGCTGGCGAGTTGGCCGTTGTGGCTTCTGCTCGCTGTGGTGACGTGGTTCACCGTGGGGCCGCCGTCACTGCGCGAGGCGCTGCTGGCAGGCGGTGTGGCCTTGTCGTCCGGCGTGATTGCCACCGTGCTGTTCTTCCATGCCACGGAGATGGTCGGGCGGCAGCCCACAGCCTTGGCCGGTGTGGAAGCGATGCAGGCCGCCGAGCTGCTGTTTGCCACCGTCGTGGGCGTGATCTTCCTGCACGAAGCGTTACCCGGGCCGGTTGCCGCGTTGGGCGCCGTCGCCATCATGGTCGGGATCGCCTTGTTCGCGTGGGTCAGCGGACGGGAAGCTGTCTCGGATGCCCAGGACGCCGTGGCCGATCGTGGCGCTTGA
- a CDS encoding MFS transporter: MAQSLEVPVDGSSSAAPAVVVDRRIRHGTPAFRRTNLALFSSGFATFGLLYCVQPLLPAFSRAFSLDAASSSLSLSLTTGVLAVSMLFAGAISDVFGRKPVMLTSLLGSSLLVLLSAMAPNWGTFLVLRALLGITLAGLPAVAMTYVSEEIHGDSLGFAMGLYIGGNAIGGMGGRLISGFAADHASWRVAIAIIGALGLLAAVLVARGLPASVHFEKRRAHPRELLASFASLWRDKGLPWLFAEGFLLMGAFVTIYNYVAYRLLAPPFSLSQSHVGAVFMVYVVGVASSAWMGKVADKLGRHRVLWTTFVIMLAGVVLTASASLWAIVAGIAMMTFGFFGGHSIASGWVGKRATFARAHASSFYLFSYYMGSSIAGSLGGLAWTHAGWNGVVAYVAVLVLAGLAIAVKLRRLRPSASAA; the protein is encoded by the coding sequence ATGGCTCAATCCCTGGAGGTTCCCGTGGACGGCTCGTCGTCCGCCGCGCCGGCGGTTGTCGTGGATCGGCGCATTCGTCATGGCACGCCCGCCTTCCGGCGTACCAATCTCGCCCTGTTCTCGTCGGGCTTCGCGACCTTCGGTCTGCTGTATTGCGTGCAGCCCCTGTTGCCGGCGTTCTCACGCGCCTTTTCCCTGGACGCGGCATCGAGCAGCCTGTCGCTCTCGCTGACGACGGGCGTTCTGGCCGTGTCGATGCTGTTCGCCGGTGCCATCTCGGATGTGTTCGGCCGCAAGCCGGTCATGCTCACCTCGCTGCTTGGCTCGTCGCTGCTCGTCCTGCTCAGTGCGATGGCGCCGAACTGGGGCACCTTCCTCGTCCTGCGGGCACTGCTCGGCATAACGCTGGCCGGCTTGCCGGCCGTCGCGATGACCTACGTGAGCGAAGAGATCCACGGTGACTCGCTGGGCTTCGCCATGGGCCTCTACATCGGCGGCAACGCGATCGGCGGTATGGGTGGGCGATTGATCTCCGGCTTCGCCGCGGATCACGCATCGTGGCGTGTCGCCATCGCGATCATCGGTGCCTTGGGTCTGCTTGCCGCGGTGCTCGTCGCACGTGGCTTGCCTGCCTCGGTGCATTTCGAAAAACGTCGTGCGCATCCGCGCGAGCTGCTTGCCTCGTTCGCGTCGCTATGGCGCGACAAGGGGCTGCCCTGGCTGTTTGCCGAAGGCTTCCTGCTGATGGGCGCCTTCGTCACGATCTACAACTACGTGGCCTATCGCCTCCTTGCGCCACCGTTCTCATTGTCGCAATCGCACGTCGGTGCGGTGTTCATGGTCTACGTGGTCGGCGTGGCGAGCTCGGCGTGGATGGGCAAGGTCGCCGACAAGCTCGGTCGTCACCGCGTGCTGTGGACCACCTTCGTCATCATGCTTGCCGGCGTGGTGCTCACGGCGAGCGCGTCGCTGTGGGCGATCGTCGCGGGCATCGCGATGATGACCTTCGGTTTCTTCGGCGGTCATTCCATCGCCAGTGGCTGGGTCGGCAAGCGGGCGACGTTCGCGCGTGCGCATGCGTCGTCGTTCTACCTGTTCTCGTACTACATGGGCTCGAGCATCGCGGGCTCGCTGGGTGGACTCGCCTGGACACACGCCGGTTGGAACGGCGTCGTGGCGTATGTCGCCGTCCTGGTCCTCGCCGGCCTGGCGATCGCCGTGAAGCTGCGCCGCCTCAGGCCTTCAGCATCAGCTGCGTGA
- a CDS encoding LysR family transcriptional regulator encodes MNIELRHLRYFIAVADELHFSRAAERLGISQPPLSQQIRDLEGMLGVRLLRRTNRRVELTDAGRVYLDDAREILARVDEAGDLARRAERGEIGELHVGFTQSTPLIARFPRAVRAFREAFPAVRLVLKEHNTLQQIERLLDGSQQVGLIRGTDLPPALVARKLVDDPLVAVLRADHPLAKGRRPRVRVEQLAAEPFVVFSRNAGTGVAAQVQAMCRHAGFAPRIAQEAGESATMVGLVAAGLGVAVLPQSMSQVHVEGVAYVPIDSPDAASALYLVHRRSDTSPLVKTFTQLMLKA; translated from the coding sequence ATGAACATCGAGCTACGGCACCTGCGTTACTTCATTGCCGTCGCCGATGAGCTGCATTTCAGCCGTGCCGCCGAGCGGCTGGGCATTTCCCAGCCGCCGCTGAGCCAGCAGATCCGCGATCTCGAAGGGATGCTCGGGGTTCGGTTGTTACGCCGAACCAACCGGCGCGTCGAGTTGACCGATGCGGGGCGCGTCTATCTCGACGACGCCCGGGAGATCCTCGCCCGGGTGGATGAAGCCGGCGACCTCGCCCGTCGCGCCGAACGCGGCGAGATCGGCGAATTACATGTCGGGTTCACGCAAAGCACGCCTTTGATCGCCCGCTTTCCACGCGCCGTGCGTGCGTTTCGCGAGGCTTTTCCGGCCGTGCGCCTGGTGCTGAAGGAACACAACACGCTGCAGCAGATCGAGAGATTGCTCGATGGCAGCCAGCAAGTCGGACTGATTCGCGGCACCGACCTGCCGCCGGCGCTGGTCGCGCGCAAGCTGGTGGACGATCCGCTCGTGGCCGTGTTGCGCGCCGACCATCCGCTGGCAAAGGGACGTCGTCCGCGCGTGCGCGTCGAACAACTCGCCGCGGAGCCGTTCGTCGTCTTCAGCCGGAACGCAGGGACGGGTGTCGCCGCGCAAGTCCAGGCCATGTGCCGTCATGCCGGTTTCGCACCACGCATCGCCCAGGAAGCCGGCGAGTCCGCCACCATGGTGGGCCTCGTCGCGGCCGGACTCGGCGTGGCCGTGCTGCCGCAATCGATGAGTCAGGTGCATGTCGAAGGGGTGGCCTACGTACCCATCGATTCGCCCGATGCCGCCAGTGCCCTCTACCTCGTGCACCGCCGCAGCGATACGTCGCCGCTGGTAAAAACCTTCACGCAGCTGATGCTGAAGGCCTGA
- the tesB gene encoding acyl-CoA thioesterase II, producing the protein MSETHVGELVELLELERLEDNLFRGQSRDIGTRFVFGGQVLGQALSAAQRTVDAKREAHSLHAYFLRAGDINAPIVYSVERTRDGGSFSSRRVVAIQHGQPILNGSISFQEPETGYEHQMTMPEVPAPEDIEPMHAMNAEQVAKLPEKTQRWLGINGPFEFRHVWPRDELRPAKRPPYQHIWFRLTAPIEDTQSLHQALLAYASDFHLIGTATLPHGISYLTRNMQMASLDHALWFHRPFRIDEWLLYSFDSPTSQGARGLARGMIYTRDGRLVASTAQEGLIRVRPD; encoded by the coding sequence ATGTCGGAAACTCACGTCGGCGAGCTCGTCGAACTCCTCGAACTCGAACGCCTGGAAGACAACCTCTTCCGCGGCCAGAGTCGGGACATCGGCACACGCTTCGTCTTCGGTGGCCAGGTACTTGGCCAGGCACTGTCGGCCGCGCAGCGTACCGTCGATGCCAAGCGCGAAGCGCACTCGTTGCACGCGTACTTTCTTCGCGCCGGCGACATCAACGCGCCGATCGTCTACAGCGTGGAGCGCACGCGCGACGGCGGTTCGTTCTCGTCGCGCCGCGTGGTCGCGATCCAGCATGGCCAGCCCATCCTCAACGGTTCCATCTCGTTCCAGGAGCCGGAGACCGGCTACGAGCACCAGATGACCATGCCGGAAGTGCCGGCACCGGAAGACATCGAGCCGATGCACGCGATGAACGCGGAGCAGGTCGCCAAGCTGCCGGAAAAAACCCAGCGCTGGCTCGGCATCAACGGTCCGTTCGAGTTTCGCCACGTGTGGCCGCGCGATGAGCTGCGTCCGGCCAAGCGTCCGCCGTACCAGCACATCTGGTTCCGGCTCACCGCGCCGATCGAGGACACGCAGTCGCTGCACCAGGCCCTGCTCGCCTATGCCTCGGACTTCCACCTGATCGGTACGGCCACCCTGCCCCACGGCATTTCCTATCTCACCCGCAACATGCAAATGGCCAGCCTGGATCACGCCCTGTGGTTCCACCGCCCGTTCCGCATCGACGAGTGGTTGCTGTATTCGTTCGATAGCCCGACCTCGCAAGGTGCGCGCGGTCTTGCACGCGGCATGATCTACACACGTGATGGCCGACTCGTCGCCTCCACGGCGCAGGAAGGCCTGATCCGCGTCCGCCCCGACTGA
- a CDS encoding N-acetylmuramoyl-L-alanine amidase, whose product MIDILDTPLPYVGRLPERAADTIDLVVIHCTELPDLATAREYGEKVLYETGAGNSGHYYVDRDGTVLCYVDPLRVAHHTRGYNPRSIGIELVNTGRYPDWFHSAKQTMTEPYPEVQITALRALLDHLTAHFPSLRHIAGHEDLDTAMVPSSDDPGNEVPRKRDPGPQFPWVRAYDAGRLGRLGG is encoded by the coding sequence ATGATCGACATTCTCGACACCCCCCTGCCCTATGTCGGCCGCCTGCCTGAACGGGCCGCGGACACCATCGACCTCGTGGTCATCCACTGTACCGAGCTGCCCGACCTGGCCACGGCCAGGGAGTACGGCGAGAAGGTGCTGTACGAGACAGGTGCCGGTAACAGCGGCCACTACTACGTCGACCGCGACGGCACGGTGCTCTGTTACGTGGATCCCCTGCGCGTCGCCCACCACACGCGCGGCTACAACCCGCGCTCCATCGGCATCGAACTGGTCAACACGGGGCGCTACCCGGATTGGTTCCATTCGGCGAAACAGACCATGACCGAGCCCTACCCGGAGGTGCAGATCACCGCCCTGCGCGCCCTGCTCGATCATCTGACCGCACACTTCCCGTCGCTCAGGCACATCGCCGGCCACGAAGACCTGGACACCGCCATGGTCCCCTCCAGCGACGACCCCGGGAACGAAGTGCCACGCAAGCGCGATCCCGGCCCGCAGTTCCCCTGGGTCCGCGCGTATGACGCCGGGCGCCTGGGCCGGCTCGGGGGCTGA
- a CDS encoding alpha/beta fold hydrolase codes for MRGHIILSHGSDSGPDATKVSVLAGLAESLGWTTVRPDYREDDARGYAGSIDPRLAQLARAIADSPAPPVLVGSSMGAFVSGLASLDAPVAGLFLLALPTTIPGYPRDFALRPGVPSFLVHGYADDVCPLDEALAFARAHAIPALLVQDDHRLGATLPDIEAEFLRFLGNLA; via the coding sequence ATGCGCGGCCACATCATTCTTTCCCACGGTTCCGATTCGGGCCCCGATGCCACCAAGGTGAGCGTCCTGGCGGGCCTGGCCGAATCGCTCGGCTGGACCACGGTCCGGCCGGATTACCGTGAGGACGACGCCCGCGGCTATGCCGGCAGCATCGATCCACGCCTGGCCCAGCTGGCCCGGGCGATCGCGGACTCACCCGCGCCGCCGGTCCTGGTGGGATCGAGCATGGGCGCCTTCGTCTCCGGCCTCGCCTCGCTGGACGCACCGGTGGCCGGCCTGTTCCTGCTGGCCCTGCCGACGACGATTCCGGGCTACCCCCGGGATTTCGCCCTGCGTCCCGGCGTTCCCTCCTTTCTCGTCCATGGCTACGCCGACGATGTCTGCCCCCTGGACGAGGCGCTGGCCTTTGCCCGCGCTCATGCCATTCCCGCCCTGCTCGTGCAGGACGACCATCGCCTAGGCGCCACCTTGCCCGACATCGAAGCCGAGTTCCTTCGCTTCCTGGGGAACCTCGCATGA